The window AATTATCATAGTGTGAGTCCTTTGAACTATCACTATAAAAATTAATATTAGGTATTATTTTACGTAGATCTTCCTTTGAAACTTCTTTGTCAATACCTAAAAAAGCAAGCATTTGCAAGTTATTAATACTTGAACGAAAATCTCCTGCTGAAAATCTTGCTAAATCTAGTAATCTTTCCTTTGAAATTTGAAGTTTAGGAAAATATTTAGTCGCAACATTAGAAAGTCCATCAACTAATTCTTCTTCAGTAAGTTTATAAAATTGTAGAATTTGCATTCTACTTCGCAAAGCAGGATTCACCTTAAAATAAGGATTTTCGGTTGTTGTAGCATAAACAGTGATTTTGTCAAATTCTAAATATGAAAGTAAAATATCTTGCTTATCTTTATTAAGACGATGAATTTCATCAATAATTAATAATTCATTATTTTCTAATAACTTAACTAAATCTGCTTTTGAATTAACGCTTGCGTTAAAATAATCATACTTGAGACCTAAATCATTAGCTAGCGCTATAGCACTAGAAGTTTTACCAATTCCGCTTTCACCATAGAAAATAAAATTAGTTCCTAATTTATTTTTGACAATTTGGTTAAAAAGATCTTTAAGATGTTGCTGTCCAATGATTTCATCAATCGTTTTTGGACGAATTTCATTTGCTAAATTTTTGTTCATAATCTACTTAAAATTAATTTTATATTATTCTTAATATTTTAATGAATTCTTATCAAGAAAGTATTAAATAAACTTATTTATTTGAGAAAACTAATAAAAGAAATCTTTTTCTAATATAATTTAAAACATGAATAAAGATAAAATTAAAAATTTTTCCATTATTGCACATATTGATCACGGTAAAAGCACTTTAGCAGACCGTATTTTAGAATACACAGGAACAGTAAGTAATCGTGAACTTAAAGACCAGTTTCTTGATTCAATGGATCTTGAACAAGAAAGAGGGATTACAATCAAATTAAATGCTGTACAACTAAAATATAAAGATTACACTTTTCATTTAATTGATACTCCTGGACATGTCGATTTTACTTATGAAGTTTCTCGTTCGTTAGCAGCAAGCGAAGGTGCTCTTTTATTGGTTGATGCAACACAAGGTATTGAAGCTCAAACATTAGCCAATGTGTATTTAGCAATAGAAAATAATTTAGAAATCATACCAGTAATAAACAAAATTGATCTACCTAGTGCTAATGTAGATGAAGTAAAACAAGAAATCGAAGACGTTATTGGAATTCCAACAGAAAATGCTGTTTTAGTTAGTGCTAAAACAGGACAGGGTGTTCATGAATTACTAGATGCAATTGTAAAATATATTCCTGCTCCGCGTGATGCTGATGACAACAAACCATTAAAAGCATTAATTTTTGATAGCTATTTTGATGCATATCGTGGTGTAGTTATGCTAGTAAGAATCTTCGAAGGTAAATTAAAACCAGGTGATAAATTCATTTTTATGTCACGTAAAAAAGAAGAACAAGATTATCACGTAATTGATCTTGGGGTAAGAAATCCACACGAAACTAAAAAAGATTGTCTTGAAGCTGGTGAAGTTGGTTGAGTTTCTGCAGCTATACGTGATGCAAAAGAAGTTCACGTTGGAGATACAATTACTCTTGCTAATAATCCAACAGACAAGCCTTTAGCTGGTTACAAAAAAATGAAGCCCGTTGTTTTCACTGGTTTTTATCCAATTGACACTAGAGATTATTCTCTTTTAAAAGAGAGCCTTGAAAAAATATCATTAAGTGACTCATCAATTACATGAGAACAAGAAACTTCTAAAGCACTAGGATTTGGATTTAGAGTAGGATTTTTAGGTCTACTTCACATGGAAATTCTCCAAGAAAGATTAGATAGAGAATATAAAGTAGGGATCATTGCTACAGCTCCTTCTGTTGAATATTTAGTTTATATGACAAATGGAAATATAGAAAAAATTTCAAATCCAACAATGCTTCCTGACCGAACTTTTATTGATAAAATTGAAGAACCTTATATTGAAGCTAATATTTTTATTCCAAACGAATATATTGGAAATGTTATGGAGCTTTGTCAAAATAAAAGAGGAATTTACAAATCTCTTGAATCTATTGATGCTAAACGTTCAAGAGTGGTTTATGAACTACCGTTAGCTGAAACGATTTTTGATTTCTTTGATCGTTTAAAATCGAGCACAAAAGGTTACGCTTCATTCGAATATGAATGAATTGGATACCGTGAAAGTGATCTTGTTAAAGTCGATATTTTACTTAACGGAGATAAAGTTGATGCCTTTTCAATAATCACACACAGAGATAAAGCATATGAAAGTTCAAGAGAACTTTGTAAAAAATTAAAAGATGCTATTCCAAGACAAAACTTTGAAGTTCCAGTTCAAGCAACAATTGGTGGAAAAATTATTGCTAGAGAAACAATTAAAGCATATCGTAAAGATGTTACCGCAAAACTTTATGGTGGAGATGTTACACGTCGTCAAAAGCTTCTTAAAAAACAAAAAGAAGGTAAAAAACGTATGAAAAAACTAGGAACAATCGAAGTTCCACAAGAAGCATTTTTATCAATTTTAAAGACAAATATCGAGCCAAAATAATTTAATTAAGCACCTAAAATTAGGTGTTTTTTTAATTTTAATTAAGACTAAAATAGCACAAAAAAGAGATGCTTTTCTAATCAAAAAAACATATTTTATTTATTTGTTTTTACAAAAAAATTTTTTATAATTAAAAAGCAATATAAAACTATTGCCACGTGGGAGATATTTCTAGGAAAATATCGTTAGACCACAATATCGAAAGGATACATTTAAAATGGCAAAAAAAGAAATTCAAAGAATTGCTAAATTAGAGTTCATTGCCGGGCAAGCTAAACCAGGGCCAGCTCTTGCTGGTGTTGGTGTTAACATGCCTGAATTCACTAGAGCTTTTAATGACGCAACAAGAGATAGAGGAAACGAACCAGTTCCAGTACAAATTACAGTTTACAAAGACAAAACATTCGAATTTAAATTATTCACAGCTCCTGCTTCATTCAAAATCAAACAAGCTGCAAAAATCAAATCAGGTGCTTCAAATGCTAAAACAACTGTTGTAGCTACAATTTCAAAAGATCAACTCAGAGAAATTGCAGAATACAAATTACCTGACTTAAATACAGATGATGTAGATGCTGCTATGGCAACAATCGCTGGTACAGCTAAACAAATGGGAGTTTTAGTAGAAGGATACGACGATATTTTCAAAGCTAAAGCTGCTGCTAAAGCTGCTGCTAAAGCTGCTAAAGCTGCTAAAGCTAAAGAAGCTGCTCTTGCAGAAGATTTAGAAAACTTAAAAGAAACAAAAGGTCAAGCTATTGAAGTTACAACAATTAGAGATGAAGAAAAATCAAGAGAAGAAGGAGAAGAATAATAATGGCTAGAAAACTTTCTAAAAATTTAAGAGAAGCTAGAGCTTCTTTTGATAGAACAGTAGCTTACGAACTTGCGGAAGCTATTGAACTTGCTAAAAAAACTTCTTACGCTAAATTTGACGCTTCAATCGATTTAGCTTTCAACCTTAACCTTGATGTTAGAAAAGCTGACCAACAATTACGTGGTGCTGTTTTACTGCCAAACGGAACAGGAAAAACAGTTAGAGTATTAGTTGCTACAAACAACCCTGAAAAAGCTAAATTAGCTAAAGAAGCTGGTGCAGATATGGTATTAGATGGACAAGCAGTTGAACAAAAAATCAAAGAAGATGACTTTGATTTTGATGTTATGGTTGCTGATCCTACAATGATGCCTTTACTTGGAAAATACGGAAAAAAACTTGGACCTAAAGGTTTAATGCCAAACCCTAAAACAGGTACAGTTACTCCTACTCCAGAAAAAGCTGTTGAAGAACTTAAAAAAGGTAAAGCAAACTACCGTACAGATAAAGCTGGTATTGTACACTCTCTTATCGGAAAATCAAGCATGTCAACTGAAGCTTTAGTTGAAAATGCTAAAACACTTATCACATTAATTAAAAGATTAAAACCTGCAGCTGTTAAAGGAACATACATTCTTAACTTAACAGTTTCAGCATCAATGGGACCAAGTGTTAAAATTAAACTTGAAAAATAATTCATTTTAAAAGCAGCATGAATTGCTGTTTTTTTTACTTTTTTAAAGTATAGTGTAACAAGAATTTAAAAATCTAATATAATTAAAAAATACTATTTAAAAAGTAATAAATAAAAAACCTTAAGGAGAAATATGGCTTTAAAAGCAGGAATTGTAGGATTACCAAACGTTGGAAAAAGTACACTTTTTAGTGCTATTACAAAGAAAAAAGTGGAAGCATCAAATTATGCTTTCACAACTATTGAACCTAACATTTCATCTGTTCCACTTCTTGATAAAAGATTACAACAAATTGCCAAAATTATTAATCCAGATAAAATAGTTTATGCAACATTTGATTTTGTCGATATTGCTGGATTGGTACAAGGAGCTTCAAAAGGTGAAGGACTTGGAAATAAATTTTTAGCAAATATTCGTGAGGTGGACGCAATTATTCATGTTGTAAGATGTTTTGAAAATAAAAATATCATGCACGTTGCAAATAGTGTTGACCCTGTTAGGGACAAAGAAGTTATCAATTATGAACTTTTACTTGCTGATTTAGAAACTATCAATAATGTTTTAAATCGTGTTGCGAAAAAAGCTAAATCAGGAGATAAAGAAGGTATTTTAGAGCAAAATACAGCTTTAAAAGTTAAAGAAGCACTTGAACAAAATATTCCTGCTAGAGAACTTGATTTAGACGAAAACGAACAAAAAATCATCAAAGGATATCATTTATTAACTTTTAAACCTATTATTTATGTAGCAAATTTAAGTAACGATCAATTTGCAAATTACCAAAATGATCCGCTCTTTATAGCATTAAAAAATTCACTTAAAGACTATGAAAAAATCATTCCTATTTGTGTGCAATTAGAAAGCGAATTAATCGAAATTGAAGAGGAAGAAGAAAAACAAGAATTACTAGCAATGTATGGAATTGAAATTAGCGGACTTGATGTTTTAACAAGAGAAGCTTTTGATTTATTAAACTTACAAACTTATTTTACAGCAGGTAAAATAGAAGCCCGTGCATGAGTATTTCACAAAGGTTGAGCTGCACCAAGATGTGCTGGTGTAATTCATACTGATTTTGAAAAGAAATTTATTAAAGCTGATGTAATTTCTTTTGCTGACTTTATCGAATTTCAAGGTGAGCAAGGTGCAAAAAATGCTGGAAAATTACGTTCAGAAGGAAAAAATTATATAATGCAAGATGGTGACATTTGTCATTTCAAATTTGGTAAATAACCATCTTTTTTGGGGGTTTAGTATAATGGCAATATAGTGGTCTCCAAAACCAATGATAAGGGTTCGATTCCTTTAACCCCCGCCAAACTTTCAAACCAAAAATTGACTTATTCAAAAGAATAAGTTTTTTTATTGCTCTAAAAATTAAAAAAAGTAGATATCAAGTGATATCTACTAGGTCATTTCTGAAATGGGGCGATTGACGGGATTCGAACCCGCGAATGACGGGACCACAACCCGCTGTGTTAGCCACTTCACCACAATCGCCATAAATGTAAATATATTATATATTAAATAAAAAAAATGTCAAGTTTTTTACCGAAAGTAATTTTGCTAAAAGAAAAGCAAAAGTGCTATAATTTAAATTAAATATATAAATATATTTAATTTTATTTCAAAAAGGAGTCAAAATGAGCGAAGTAAAAAAACAATCTTATGATGCTAGCAATATTAAGTTTTTAGAAGGGTTAGAGCACGTTCGTTTAAGACCTGGTATGTATATCGGGACTACAGCTAAAGCTGGTTTACACCATCTTGTTTGAGAAATTGTAGATAACTCAGTCGATGAAGCTATGGCTGGCTTTGCTAAAAACATTAACATCACAATCACAAGAGAAGAAAGTATTAGAGTAGAAGATGATGGACGCGGTATTCCGGTTGGACCTCATCCAAAATTCGGAATCAGTGCATTAGAAGTTGTTTTAACAAAACTAAATGCTGGTGGGAAATTCGAATCAAACGCTTATAAAGTAAGTGGTGGATTACACGGTGTTGGTGCTAGTGTTGTTAATGCTTTAAGTGACTGACTAAAAGCTTGAGTTAAAAGAGACGGAAATATTTATTATGCAGAATTTGCTAATGGTGGTAAAACAGTAAAATCAACTGAAATTGTAGGTTCTGTTGCTCCTGGAGTGACAGGTACAACAATTGAGTTTCACCCTGATTTTAAAGTTATGGATAAAGGACTTTTTGATAAAGAACTTATTATTGACCACGCAAAACAAATCGCTCACTTAAATAGAGGACTCTACGTTAGTGTTACAGACGAAAGAGACAACACATTTCAAGAATTTAAATATGATAATGGAATTATTGACTACGTTAAAGAATTAAACGAAGGGTATAATCCAATTAATAAAGATATTATTTATGCTGAAGGTGAATATGAAGTACCTAATAAAAATGGTGATGGGACAATCACAATTGGTGTTGAAGTAGCTTCACAATATTTAAACGACTTTTACCGTAGTAATATTATTTCTTACACAAACAATATTGCAACACATGAAGGTGGAACTCACGTTTCTGGTTTTTATGATTCTTTAATGCGTTTAATTAATAATTATGCAATTGAAAAAGGTTACATTAAAACTGATGCAGAAAAATTTTCTCGTGAAGATTTAACAGAAGGATTAACCGCTGTTATTTCGATTAAACATCCGCAACCTCAATTTGAAGGTCAAACAAAAGGTAAACTTGGTTCTAAAGATGCTAGAATGGCAGTAAATAAAGTTTATTCAGAAGTTTTCGAAAGAGTACTAAATGAAAATCCTGAACTTGCGAAAAAAATTATTAATATCGCAACAATAGCACGTAAAGGTCGTTTAGCTTCAAATGCAGCTCGTGATAGCGCAAGAAGAAAAAGTGCTTTTGACAATGGTGGACTTCCAGGTAAATTAAGTGATTGTACTTCAAGAAATGCAGAAATTAGTGAACTTTATATTGTCGAAGGGAACTCTGCTGGTGGTAGTGCAAAAATGGGACGTGATCGTAAAACACAAGCCATCTTGCCACTTCGTGGAAAAGTTATTAATGTTGAAAAAGCAAGACAAGAAAAAGTTTTTGAAAACGAAGAAATCGGTTCATTAATTACAGCACTAGGAACAGGGCTTGGAGATACATTTAACATCAATAAATTAAGGTATCACAAAATTGTAATTATGACTGACGCTGACGTGGATGGAGCGCACATTCGTACTTTACTTTTAACATTTTTCTATAGATATTTTAAACCTTTAATTGAATATGGATTTGTTTATATCGCTCAACCTCCACTTTATAAAATTTCACAAAATAAAACAGTTGAATATGCATATAACGATCAACAAAAAGATGAAATAATGAGCAAGTTAAATCCAAACTTAAAAATTAATATTCAACGTTACAAAGGGCTTGGAGAAATGGATCCAGAACAACTTTGAGAAACAACAATGGATCCAGAAAGAAGAAAAATGCTTCAAGTTCAAATCGAAGATGCATATAAAGCAGATTTAGTTTTCACAACTTTAATGGGTGAGCTTGTCGAACCTAGAAAAGAATTCATCGAAAAAAACGCTAAATACGTTAAAAACATCGATTTATAAAAATTTCAAAAGCAATCCTTGTGTTTGCTTTTTTTGTTCTTTTTGTAAGATAAAATTATTAAAAAAGTTTTTCTTATATATAATAAAAACATGAGATTAAGACATGATAAAACAGCACAGGAAGAACTTAATAAATCAGAATTTTATTTAAAGACTTTTCCTGTGCACTTAAAAGAAAATAATGTGTTAGAAATTGGTGCCGGTAAAGGTGAAATGATAACACAATTAGCGCTACAAAATCCTGATATTACTTATTATGCACTTGAAAAATATCCAACAGTAGCTAAAAAAATACTAACAAAAATACAAAAATTAAACATTCACAACTTGTTTATATTAACCGAAGATGCAATTAAGATCCCTGAACTTTTTGTTGGTAAAATAGATACTATTTGACTCACATTTAGTGATCCATGACCTAAAAAAGCGCATACCAAAAGAAGATTAACATATAAAACTTTTTTAGATTTATATAAAACAATTTTGTCAAGTGAAGGTAAATTATATTTTAAAACAGATAATGATAAACTATTTGATTTTTCACTTGAATCATTAAATGAAAACAATTGAGAAATTTTGGATCACACAAGAGATTTGCACCAAAGTAAATATAACGATACAAACATTAAAACTGGTTATGAAACGAAATGATCAGAACAAGGAAAAAACATTAATTTCTTAATAGCAAAACCTAAAAAAGATTAATAAAATGAGCCATTTTGAAAAAAATGGTTTTTCTTTTCAATTAATTTATATGAAAAAATTTCATCTAATCCAATTTAAATGATCTTTGTGCTTACATAAATTACATAAGAGTATATAATAATTATTAATGAAGACAGTCATTTTATGGCTGCTTTATTATTTTTTTATAAATTACTTTTTTTGTAAAAGAAAGGAAAAATTCAATGTTTAATTTCTGAAATAAAAATAATAAAAAAACATTCAAAGAAGACATTGAAGAAGCTTTAATTGAGTTAGATGTTACTAATCGCATCACTAAAAAGCACACAATCTACAAGAGAACCAAAATGTCCAACTTCGGTCTTAAGTTAAGTTCTCTTTATTCTTATATGCCAATTTGAAAAATAACTTTGATAACAGTAATTACTGCTATTTTCTTTGGTGTAATAAGTGTTTTCTTCGTTAAAAATGTTGGTATTTATAATTTTGGTTTAGCTGCCTTTGGTCAAGCTGCTGCTAGAATTTTAATCACACTTCTTAAAGAAGGAACAGTAACTGAAACTGTTCGGAATTTAATTGACCAGTTTGTTTTCTGAATTCTTTATATAATTCTCAGTATTCCGATTTTTATTTTTGGTTACAAAAGAATCGGAAAGCTTTTTACTAATTTAACAGTTTTATTTTTAGCTGTTTCTTCACTTGTTTCTTTCTCAATCGGATTAATTCCTGGTGCTAACCAAGCTTACTTAATTGGAAACTTTCAAAATAGTCAAATCAAAGATGTTTTACCTGGTTTCAAAAAAGCTTTAAGTGGTGTTATACCACTTTTATGAAATGATGGTGGTAATATTATTGCCTTAATGATTTACGCAATAGTCTACGGTTATTTACTTGCTTGAATTTTTGCAATTATTCAAATTATTGGTGGAACAGCAGGTGTTACTGGGGTAATTGGGGAATGATATGCAAATGAAAAACAAAAATCATTTGGTTCAATTTCAGGATACATGAATATTATAATTGTCTTTATTTCTGTTGCCGTTGGTTCATGACTTCCTGGTTCATTATTGCTACAAGAAGCATACAAAACAAACCTTTCAGAAATGAAAAATTTAGTTGAAAACAGCAATGTTGCAGATCAAATTCATTCATTTAAATTCGAAAACCTACTCAGTTTAGACAAATCTACAGTAGAAAGCGCTAAAAATAATCTACAAACAATAATCAGTAAAATAGAACCAGAGTCAGAAGCTGGCTTTGTTATCTCGAATTGATTAGTTTATCGTCTTTCAGAAATAAACGATTCATCTGCGGTAATTAAAATTAGCTCTATTATGGAAAATCTTAATAAAGCAGAAGAATTTAATATTGTTTTAAAACAATATAAAACAATCAAAGAAATTACTGATAATGCTTGAAAATTCTCACTTTATTTATCTCCTAACTTTATTGCAACAATTTTAACAAACGTTGTTTATATTCTTACTTTAAATAAACTTTATCCTAAGTTTAAACTTGTGCGTGTTGAAATCTTTTCAGAAAAATGAAATGAAATTCGTGACTCTATTAATGCAGATTCAAAAATTGTGACCGGAATTACTATCTTTAAAGCTCGTGGTGGATTTAAAGGTAATGAAGTTAATGTTGTAACTTCAATTTCGCTATTTAGACATGTTGTAAGGATTTTAAAAGCAGTGCACAAAATTGATCCCGAAGCATTCGTTTCTATTTCTGATGTTTCAAGTATTGATGGATATGTATATCTACCAGAAAATAAATTCTAAAAATGAGATGAAACTATTTATTTTAGTTTCGTCTTTTTTTATGAAAAACTTGAGTTAACTTATAACTATTCAAACCAATTTTAGTCATTTTAGCATTCTCATAAGATTCTAATGATAATTTATAATACTCAAGCGCAAATGACCCTTTTTGATAATACGGACTTTTTTTCTTATGAACATCCAAATACGCAGGTATAGCTAATCCATTTTTAATGAGTTCTAAATTTAAACTACGAGCGATTTTAGCCTCTTTATTAACATAAGCAACACAAACATCGCGGTTATATTTATCTTTACTAATTACATCTAAATACACTCCAAAATTATGTTTAGCTAAATACTTCTTCACATAGTTTGTCGCTTTTTGTCCAAAATAATTTTCATATTCTGCTAGTTTTTCATCTTTATAAGTTTTATAAACTTCAGGACAATCAATCCCAAAAAGTCTAACAACTTTACTATTATTTATTTCAAAAGTATCGCCATCAATTACTTTTGTAACTATATATTTTTGACGAACAATACTTTGTCCTACTAAAAACCTGTTTTCCTTAAATTTGATAGCACCAAAAATAACACTTAAAAGAACAAAACAAAAACCTAATATACTGATACAAATTTTATTTACTCCAAATCTCATACCATTAAATAGATAAAAAAATCGAGCAAAAAAACTATATTTTTTTAAAATTTTATTCAAAATTATTGAATTTTTGCCTAAAATCAAGGGAGGCACTTTGTTTAATAATTATGAAAATTTGAATATTTTAATAAATATACGCACAAAAGTTGTATAATATTATCAATTATTGTGATTATTATGCCACTTTAAAAAAAGAAAACACCTTTTCGCAGAAGGTGTTTTTTAGTTTAGAAAGAGGAAAAACAAACAAATCTATTTATTAATTCTTAAAATTAGTAATATTATTAGAAAAATTAAGAATAATGTTAAATTGTTCATATTCTCCTTTTTGGTTTTGATTATTGTGATTTTTTTTACCTCCTTCTAGGTTAAAATTTCATCTAAGATCTTTTAACCATTAAATAGATAAAAAAAATAAGAAAATTAAACCAAAAAAGAACTTAAAAAGTTTAAATCTCCTTTTTGAGCAAAATAAAAACCAGCTTTTTCAAACTGGTTTTTTTATTTAGTTAAAATTATTTAACTTCACCAACAACAGTTGTTGTTGAATCGGCAACCATTTTATCATTTGTGAATGAGAAATCTTTGTGTGTTCCACTTTCAAGCACAACACAGATTGCATCTGATTGAATTCCTTTTTCTTTAAGAAATTCTAAATCAACTTTTGCAATTTGTTGTCCTGCTTTAACGTGGTCTCCAACATTAACAAATGATTCAAAACCTTCACCGTTTAATGCAACAGTATCGATTCCGATGTGAATTAATAATTCAACACCTTCTTTTGTTGTAATTCCATAAGCGTGTTTTGTAGGGAATACAAGTTTAACTTCTCCATCAACTGGTGAGTAAACATTACCTACAGTTTCTGCATCAAATTTAACAGCAAAACCATCTCCCATAGCTTTTGTAGAGAATACACCGTCATTTACACGATCTAATGTAAGAATTTCTCCACGAGCAACTGTTTGAATTACAACACCATCAATTAACTGATTGTCGTGTTCTTTTTCGTTTGCTTTTTTAACGCTTTCTACTACATCATTGTTGTTAAATTCTGGATTTTTCGCTAAATAATCTCTAATAAGTTCTCTTTGTGCTTTAATTTTTGAGTTAATTTGATCAGCAGCAGGTCCAAAAATAGCTTGAACATGGTTTGAACCTTCTCATTTAACTCCAGCAGCACCAGCTGCTTTTAATCTATCTTCAGATACTAAAGCAGGATCTTTAATGTCATATCTTAATCTTGAAGCACAATTGTTAAATGTAGTAATGTTGTCAAGTCCACCAAAAGCTAAAACAATTTCTAATGCTTTAGGATCTACTTCACCTAAATCTTCTCTCTTACCTTTTTTATTTGCTAAATAATCAGCTTTTGTAAATAATTTTGTATTTCCACCTCTTCCTGGTGTAGCTAAATTATAACGTTTGATGAAGAATAAGAATCCAAAGAAGTAAATTGGAATGTATCCTAATCCAACTACTAATGTTCATCAGAAGTGTGTCCCTTTAGCAACCGGAATAATTCAGTAGATAAGTAAGTCTAACATACCACCTGAGAATGTCATTGGAATGTGAACACCTAAAAGGTTTGCCAACATGAATGATAGAGCACAGAAGAATGCATGGAATCCTCAGAATAAAACAGGTGATAAGAATAAGAATGTGAATTCAATTGGTTCTGTAACCCCTGTAACAATTGTTGTAACAATCGAAGGAACAACAGTACCAATAGCAACTTTTCTATTTTCTTTTGGAGCAGCTAAAATCATAGCAACTCCAGCTGCAGGTAATCCGAAGATCATGAATGAGAATTTACCATCTAAAAATCTTCCGATTTTAAATCCTAATTGATTTGACACAAAGTCAAATAAAGGAAGTGTGTGAGATTCACCATTAAGTGTTCATGAAACAGTATTTGCTTGACCTAATAAAGTATTTGAAGCAGTTGAATCACCAACAAATTTTGTAGGTTCTTTAGCAACTGCTGCAATAAGTTCAATAAGTCCGTCTCCTGGAACAACTCCTGGATTATTTTCTTGTCATCTAGCTAATGCATCA is drawn from Mycoplasmopsis glycophila and contains these coding sequences:
- a CDS encoding YitT family protein, with the translated sequence MFNFWNKNNKKTFKEDIEEALIELDVTNRITKKHTIYKRTKMSNFGLKLSSLYSYMPIWKITLITVITAIFFGVISVFFVKNVGIYNFGLAAFGQAAARILITLLKEGTVTETVRNLIDQFVFWILYIILSIPIFIFGYKRIGKLFTNLTVLFLAVSSLVSFSIGLIPGANQAYLIGNFQNSQIKDVLPGFKKALSGVIPLLWNDGGNIIALMIYAIVYGYLLAWIFAIIQIIGGTAGVTGVIGEWYANEKQKSFGSISGYMNIIIVFISVAVGSWLPGSLLLQEAYKTNLSEMKNLVENSNVADQIHSFKFENLLSLDKSTVESAKNNLQTIISKIEPESEAGFVISNWLVYRLSEINDSSAVIKISSIMENLNKAEEFNIVLKQYKTIKEITDNAWKFSLYLSPNFIATILTNVVYILTLNKLYPKFKLVRVEIFSEKWNEIRDSINADSKIVTGITIFKARGGFKGNEVNVVTSISLFRHVVRILKAVHKIDPEAFVSISDVSSIDGYVYLPENKF
- a CDS encoding thermonuclease family protein, with amino-acid sequence MNKILKKYSFFARFFYLFNGMRFGVNKICISILGFCFVLLSVIFGAIKFKENRFLVGQSIVRQKYIVTKVIDGDTFEINNSKVVRLFGIDCPEVYKTYKDEKLAEYENYFGQKATNYVKKYLAKHNFGVYLDVISKDKYNRDVCVAYVNKEAKIARSLNLELIKNGLAIPAYLDVHKKKSPYYQKGSFALEYYKLSLESYENAKMTKIGLNSYKLTQVFHKKRRN
- a CDS encoding PTS transporter subunit IIABC translates to MLTLFKGKTASTKQKSKNNSGSSKARKILSKISGAFMLPISVMAIAGFFLGVGAAIANAGSSNNIEGLKVFGEFIKALGDPIFGALPLLFAAAFVIAFTDEAGVGVFAAIIGYFVFNAIQSVFIWDYMVEETKNVSGTLVGSGTEATVEVKEKTLKGYTILFAAGGRSPETLKALVGYTLGTKSLQTSVFGGLTVGLVVQYLYNRFHQIQLPQVISFFGGKRFVAIVTIPSMIALAFAYLLLWPWIGVALNKFGNALGKVPYGIESFIFGYVERSLVPFGLHHVFYAPLWYSNAGGDLSDALARWQENNPGVVPGDGLIELIAAVAKEPTKFVGDSTASNTLLGQANTVSWTLNGESHTLPLFDFVSNQLGFKIGRFLDGKFSFMIFGLPAAGVAMILAAPKENRKVAIGTVVPSIVTTIVTGVTEPIEFTFLFLSPVLFWGFHAFFCALSFMLANLLGVHIPMTFSGGMLDLLIYWIIPVAKGTHFWWTLVVGLGYIPIYFFGFLFFIKRYNLATPGRGGNTKLFTKADYLANKKGKREDLGEVDPKALEIVLAFGGLDNITTFNNCASRLRYDIKDPALVSEDRLKAAGAAGVKWEGSNHVQAIFGPAADQINSKIKAQRELIRDYLAKNPEFNNNDVVESVKKANEKEHDNQLIDGVVIQTVARGEILTLDRVNDGVFSTKAMGDGFAVKFDAETVGNVYSPVDGEVKLVFPTKHAYGITTKEGVELLIHIGIDTVALNGEGFESFVNVGDHVKAGQQIAKVDLEFLKEKGIQSDAICVVLESGTHKDFSFTNDKMVADSTTTVVGEVK